A portion of the Tiliqua scincoides isolate rTilSci1 chromosome 3, rTilSci1.hap2, whole genome shotgun sequence genome contains these proteins:
- the B3GNT5 gene encoding lactosylceramide 1,3-N-acetyl-beta-D-glucosaminyltransferase, producing the protein MYVNPRRVRKCQFVQICATCFILSLMMFWGSLEENIIVSHMKSYSYRYLINNYAFVNESLTLNRDNLDRIAGYWYLINHKEKCQDQDVLLLLFVKTSPENRHRRDKIRQTWGNEKYIRSHLNANIKTLFALGQERHSAQREQMQRRLQMEDKQYGDLIQQEFLDSFYNLTHKLLLQFSWVNKYCPHARFVMSADDDIFIHMPNLVEYLQNLAQIGVQDFWVGYVHHGSPPIRDKTSKYYVPYEMYPWPAYPDYTAGAAYVISGDVAAKVYDASQTLNTSLYIDDVFMGLCANKMGVVPQYHPFFSGEGKVIYHPCIFNKMMTSHGHVEDLHYLWKQATDPKVRNISSSFGGRIYCRIVNIMLLCRLHYQDTYPCMAAFT; encoded by the coding sequence ATGTATGTTAATCCCAGGAGAGTTAGAAAATGCCAGTTTGTGCAAATATGTGCCACTTGCTTTATACTCTCTCTCATGATGTTTTGGGGATCACTTGAGGAAAATATTATTGTAAGCCACATGAAGTCCTACTCTTACAGATACCTCATAAACAACTATGCTTTTGTGAATGAAAGCCTAACTCTCAACAGAGACAACTTGGACAGGATAGCAGGCTATTGGTACTTGATCAACCACAAGGAGAAGTGTCAAGATCAAGATGTTCTCCTTTTGCTATTTGTGAAGACTTCACCTGAAAACCGACACCGAAGAGACAAGATTCGCCAAACATGGGGTAATGAAAAATACATTCGTTCCCATCTTAATGCAAACATAAAGACCCTGTTTGCTTTAGGACAAGAGAGACACTCTGCACAGAGAGAACAAATGCAGAGGAGGCTTCAAATGGAAGACAAGCAGTATGGTGATCTGATTCAACAAGAGTTCTTGGATTCTTTTTACAACCTTACCCACAAATTACTCTTGCAGTTCAGCTGGGTAAACAAGTACTGCCCTCATGCCAGGTTTGTTATGTCAGCAGACGATGATATTTTTATCCACATGCCAAACCTTGTGGAATATCTCCAGAATCTGGCACAAATTGGTGTTCAGGATTTCTGGGTTGGATACGTCCATCATGGATCACCTCCCATAAGAGATAAGACAAGCAAATACTATGTTCCTTATGAAATGTATCCCTGGCCTGCTTATCCCGATTACACAGCTGGAGCTGCATATGTTATATCGGGTGATGTGGCAGCTAAAGTATATGACGCATCTCAGACTCTTAATACAAGTCTCTATATAGATGATGTTTTCATGGGTCTTTGTGCCAACAAAATGGGAGTTGTACCACAGTATCATCCATTTTTTTCTGGAGAAGGGAAAGTAATATATCATCCTTGTATTTTTAACAAAATGATGACATCTCATGGACATGTAGAAGACCTTCACTATCTTTGGAAGCAGGCTACAGATCCTAAAGTGAGAAACATCTCTTCCAGCTTTGGGGGTAGAATATATTGCAGGATAGTCAACATTATGCTTCTCTGCCGATTACACTACCAAGACACATATCCCTGTATGGCTGCATTTACCTAA